In Castor canadensis chromosome 6, mCasCan1.hap1v2, whole genome shotgun sequence, the genomic window TTTGTTAGAAGCTACTAACAAAAGTCcaagtttaaaaattatagttattttcttattatcactAGAAAATAATTAGAAGAATTCTCACCTTTGACATCTCTGTGAATGATCTGGTTTTCATGGAGATATGAAAGGCCACGAAGTAACTGTTCAGTATAGTTAATAACTACTGATTCCTTAAAGGCTCCATATTTACTCAGGAGATGAGCCACAGATCCtcctaaaaaataaacacaaaatagtAATTATCAACTGAGGCCagaatttaattattatattttggtTTCTTAAGCTTGCACTGCCTGAGTTCACACAATTTCTTTttgatagcactggggtttgaattcagggcctcatacttgctaggcaggcactcgaccacttgagccactccactggcccctCACATTTACATTTGAAACGtttgtttttatggtgctggggattaaattcaggacctcatgcaagctaggcaagcactgtaccactgagctatatccctaatCCATCATGTTTCTGAGTGATTGTGTAACATTGGTTTATAAAGTAAGAATAATttgtaaaagaataattttttgagCTGATCCATATTTTTCTGAGTAGTCATCATTAATTGGACAGACTTAAGAAGTGTTTTcacataatacaaaaataaagttaaccatctggatgtggtggtgaatgcctgtaatcccagcacttggaggcatGTTCAAGGCcatgagctacacagtgagaccatctcaaaaaactaaaaagggagaaagggagggatatAATTTGAAAACTTACTACAGATAAACTAGCACTGTAGCATAAAGTGAAACTGTCATCTTAAATAAAGActgagtttaattttcttttctacaaTATATACCGTAATATGTGATTCAACATGTGACGAAAAAAGAtttgtttcattaactttttagaTTCATAGGTGACTTAAGAGTGCCttatttttttggcactactggggcttagactcaggacctacaccttaagccactctatcagcccttttctgtgatgggtttttttcaagataggtctcatgaactatttgcaggggctggcttcaaaccacaatcctcctgatctctgcctcctgagtagctaggattacaggtgtgagccactggcctaAAAGTGCATTTCTATTTACCCATTAATTTTCTGTTAGTCTTTATAAGGATGTGCAGAGTAGTTAAATTGATTATTACAAAcactttctgtttgctttttggccattctggggtttgaactcagggtcttgctctggctaggcaggcactctacacttgagccctGGCCCCTACCCCTTTTTCTTTAGTTggttttcaggcagggtctcaaatttttgcttCAGGCAACCTCagatcataatcctcctacctacctcgtagctgggaccacagcaaagcttattgattgagacaaggtcttgctacctttttgtccaggctggcctcaaaccttggtccttccaatctgcctcctgtgtagctgggatcacaggcatgtgtcaccaagACTTGCTTATAAACACTTAAATGGAGCTCATTAAGGTTGACTTGTCCCAGCTCAGAGCTAGTACTTGGTAGGATATGAAGCCTAACTGTAAGCCTCTGGCTTCTCCCCCTGGTCTCTTTACCTTCTGCTAAATAACATGTTGGCACTATTTACTTAAGTCAGCAAAAAtagcattttgtatatttttatgagaAAACAGAGGAATGAAATGTACATTTCAGCAATAGTTccatctaaaaattttttttttttggtgggactgggtttgaactcagggctttgcacttgcaaagcaggtgctgtaccatatGAGCTACACCTCCTCCAGTCCTCCATCTaaaattgttatattttaaaGCTTTCTGAAATCTTGGCCACCTGGTAAGATAGTTTCATGAGGGTTCTGCAAAACTGTCCcaattgatagattttttttttttcctttttgtgtactggagattgaactcagggcctcacacttagctccccagtccttttgtttttagcttgttgttcagatatggtcttgcacttttgccaagactggcctcgacctccacttcctgagtagatggaattataggcatataccaccatgcccaatttgttttttgagatcaaGTCTTACtaccttttttgagacagggtcttgctatgcagcccaagctggcctcaaactcttgatccttctgcctcagccttccaactgctgggattataggcatccaCCACCATCCAGATGGttaattttacttttgtatttgtGAAAACAATTCTTAAATTTGTTCAATTAATGATGGCAACTACAAAAATACGTATCTTATTATACATGTCATATTAAAAGTTATTCTTACATAAATTATTCTTAGAAACCAATGCTACAAAGTCACACAGAAACACAAGGGAttggttggggatatagctcagtggtacagtgcttgcctagcttgcatgaggtcctgaatttgaccccagcaccataaaacaaaagaagcaCCCCTGAGCCCCAAAAAACATGATTGAAAAATTCAAAAAAGGTAGtgaatattttattgcatttaaaataaagacaaaattttttagtttattctgGTATGTTAGGGGTAATTTGCTTTTAGAAATCtgaactattttaaaaaacaaaatgttcactAAACTGTTTTCCTAAGTGTAGCAATAGAAAGCTAAATCTATGTACTATTATTTGTGATTTAAAACGTGCATACCTGCCATCCATTCAATGAAGAGATTATAATTGCTCTTCTCACATGTGGCTCCCAACATCCTAATGATGTTTGGATGATTCAGATGGCTCATCATTCTTATCTCTTCTCTTAGTGCTTCCACCACTTCTTCCTGCTCAGAAGATGTGTTTCTGACGTATGTCACCTGTTCAATAAACATGTTCGCCAAGTTTTAAATTCTGAGGTTTCTATTTGGTATTCATGAATACTCTGATCTAAATGAACAAATCCAAATTAGCTTATGCATTAGTAGCAGATGGCATTTATGCTCATGGATGcataatgttttttttaattaaaaaaaccaagTCAGCTTCTTTCAGATAATAAGAATCTGGTTTAATCAATAGTGAAATATCAGAAAAATGACACACATGCAAAAAGGGATACAGCAGGATAGAGTAAAACTGAGAAATGCCCAATCATGGAAGAATAATTgatatgatttaaaaatgaaagccttAGGCTGGGAATATGGGGCTCAAGTAGCAAAGTGCTGGCTTGGCAAGTGCAagactccaagttcaaaccccagtactgccaaaacaacaaaaaaaaatgaaagccttATTATCCTGATAAGCATGCTCATTATGAAAGTAAACTACAGAAAGCAAGATGGCATTGCACCAGAATACTGCTGAAAGGAGCAAGTAGTGATACCTCTAACTCTAAaaggcaaaaccaaaaaattttaataatagaaTTCATGATGTTTGTGGTGCTTTGGCAACACCTACCCCAAAATTTAAGTTTcttaaaacttaaagaactgaaacacaTTAATGTATCCTTATCCTTTTAATTGcatgtttcattttatgttttgaatAATTAACTTTACTTATCTGCTCACTAAATATTTACCTGTTTAACAGCCATTAAAGTTCCAGTTCCCACATCTTGTGCCTGATAACAAGAAGAAAACGCTCCAAGGCCTATCTGCTGACCTTTTAGCCATTCAGTGTCTTCTCTATAGGGTTGTTTTGCTTTGGTATGTCCTGGGAGAGTCTCTGGTGTCTACATATTAAATGAAAGCAGTCTTTTTACTATTAAATTAAAAGAGCAAGATTTTATGAAATTAGCCTGGCAAAATTATTACTCGTTTAATCTTGTTTACTCTTGATTTAATTTCCCAAATCACCTATAAACTCAACTTCTGAATGGGCACTGTTGGCAACCAATGTCAAATATAGAAGTGACCACCATTAAAAAATCAACCAGAACTGTCTTTGAAACAGGTCAGGAGTATTGCTACTTTAAATGATTCAAAATTATTGTTGtaattaatacatatatatgaaaacctTTTCAATGATTAACTCATCTTAAAAGCAGCAGTTATAAATTAGACTTATTTTAGCATGGTCTAAAAACACACTCTAATCTCTAAAGACTATACTTACATCTTGTTGAATAATGATGATATCTTCTCCATTTTCAACCTGTAGTTGAGGAACTATGGGGAGGGCATCCTGAGATGCTGACATTGCCATGGCAATTGCTaaagcttcttcttcttctgcttccATCTTTTCTTTGCACTTCTGATTATGATTCACATCGTCTTTGTAGGTATCATCATTTTCAGCCTTTTCAGGAGAGAGGACAGCAACTTCTGACTTGAAAGTAACTGTTGTGTCACTTGAAGGCATAGATGCTTCGAGAAGGTCCTCAATACTGGAGTTCAGCTCTGTATTGGCATCCAACCTGCATTTTTCCTCTACTGGGGTGAACACTGTCTCATCACTTGGTATAACAGCATTACTACCATTGGTGCCACTGCCAAAGCTGTCATCACATTTGGAAGTGTTCAGATCAAGTGTCATATTGTTTTTGGAGGCATCTCCCTGTGTACTTGTGTTACCTGGGGTAGGTCGAGATGGCTTTGGCCTATGTATGGTACTGGAGGGTAAGGGTCTTGACTGAGTAAAGATTGGAGAAAGCTTATCTGAGTCTTTGTTTTCAGAATAGTTCCTCTGTAATTGTAGAGAAAACTTGCGCTGTGTTTGAGGAGATGCTGAAGGTATTTTGCAGGGAACAAATCCCTGAGGTCTATGCTTAGAGACATCTGTTACAGAGCCAGCTGGTACAGATGGGACAGATGAAGAGGGGGTTGACAAGGCTGGGCACATTAACTGGGAATGATGAGATAAAGGAGAGGAGTTCAAACACTGACTGTGGGGTCTGCCTTTTGTTTGAAGCATCGGCTTTGGTTGTTCTGTTGTTGTAGAACTAGGAAGTCCTACTGAAACGTTGGCCAGTCTGTCAGAAATATCCTCTGAACTGGCACTCAACTTTGTAGAACGTAATCCTTTTCCAGTTTTCTCTAAATGGCCCATGTGCTCAAGGGAACTGTTCTCTGGATAGCTGTTAGGGGCAGATGCCTGCAAATAGCTGTCCTGTTGACCATCCAAAGTATCCTCTATGCCCAGCTGGATGGCCTCAGCAATTTCCACCTCATCTGCGATAGCCATCAGACGACGGCGCATCCTGGTGAAGTGAGTGGAGCTGGAGACACTCAGCATTTCTAATAGTTTTGAAAACACATTAGGTACTGCAGTAACCATTCTTGCAGAACTCAAATATATCCTTCGAGAGAGTTTACCAACCATTGAGTGGGAATTATCAATGGACTGCAAAGCAAAAGTTAAGAGGGACAGCAGCTTCTTAtacctgaaagaaaagaattccaCACAATTATTAGACAAGTTCAAATTACTGAAAAAtgtatgcaaatttaaaaaaggTAATTGACAGTTTTTACACTTCAAAAAGCATTTCACTATAAAGGATCTATAAATTTCCAATTAAATAGCCTAGACTTCAGGTTTCTGACAACCAAATACTAAGGTATACCCATCTATGTTCTTTAATCTCCAAGTTTTTCATAAATCTAAAACATATCATCTTTGGGGAGTTTGTGGGGTGGGAAAGAAGAGGGAAGTAATATATTTCCAAAAGATAAATCACCTGACTTCAACAGGCTCAGCTTGTGAAACATCAGTACTGACAATGTGAGGATAAAATTCAGCAGGAAATTCCAACAACAGTCTATCAATAAGACAAAGGCGGCCCAGGAGTTCTTGCCAGTTGTTTGATTCAGTTCGGTTTCCAAGAATACAATTTAAGACATAATCAACACCACCAATACCAATGGATCCTACAAGAGTAAAAACAAATGATGAAAACACTGTGatataaaaatctaaaacaaaacatgGTTAATGGTAAGGCCAACTGGGTTATATTAGTTTTAAGAATTTCTCTTAGATTAATTCATACTCTAATCTTAGCTGAGTGAATCAATTTacagaattatttcaaaattctgaACAGCTGAGTGAGagattataaagaaaaatcataaaacattctacattaattttaagtgaaaagttATTACCAGCTTTAAGTATTTCTCTACCAACTGCCAACTCTCCTGCTTGGCCTTTGCACAGTTCCAACAGTGTGGATATGGACAGTTGACTCGTGCggctaaaaatagaaaaaaaaaaaaaagcaacatcaaTTCTGGATCTTGGATAAGATATATATCAATGTCAGAGAAGTAATGCAacatcttttgagaaagttggaAAATAACGTTTTCAGGAATGCTTACTTTTCCACCACTAAAATCAAACCAATAATGTTACTGTAAGTATCATTTATTATGAGGACTAATTGCGTAAGTTTAACTTATCATCTGTGTCAAACACAGTATCTTTAGTATTGCCTCTTAGCCAGTAAaaaatgacttaaatattaaaccaggtaaagtttattttcattactgtatctgttaaaataaaaaagaatgtaggTGGGTATGatgtacaggcctgtaatctgaactacttgggaggtggaggcagaggatcacaacttcaaggccagcccaggtaaagtcAGAtgttgagatcctatctccacaactatctgttttttttaagtaacagtactgggtttgaacacaagccttcttacttgctaggcaagtgctctaccatttgagccatcccTGCCcacagactctgtctcaaaaaatacaaacaaaaggattgGGAGCACTGctcaagcatgatgccctgaattcaagccgCAATATcaccaaaggggggaaaaaacaaaacaaaacaaaaaacccctcttgaattaaaaagaaaaacttggggCTGGTGCATAGCTTCAGGTGTAAAGCCCTGGAtttcatctccagcaccacaaaaataaaacaaaacccttgATACCCAAAATCCTTGCACTCTCCAAATGAACTGTAAATATCATAAAATCTCTATaacttttcttatgttttcaatCATTCAAGCAAAGTTCTCAGGTAAAGAAcccaacttcagaatttcagaaaGTAGGCAACACAACACATGCCAGGTCAACAGTGAAATTCTCAGAAAATTACCTATTCTGAcattggaaaacaagattttCCCTATGCATTTTGCAAATTATCTGTTAATTTCCCAACATTTTCCAGAGTATTTTCTCTAAGCAACAAGAAAATCTTTAATACTTTAATCCATATGTTTATGTAGAGAAAACAATGTCCATAAAGATAGACTTTATGAGGTGAGAAATTAGTCAAAGCTAGGCACCTAATTTTTGAGACTCTGCAAACTAATTCATGTGACTTAGGGAGAAAGAGAACTATTGAATTGAGAGGGTTCTGAATGGGCACAACAGCAGAAGCAAAACAGGGAAGACAAAACCCTTCTTGCCAATCAAGATCTGCTGGGATGAAAAGAGGTAGCAATTGCCAATCAAGTATTTATTATAGCtttgtttattaaataaaagtgATCTTTCTGGAAGGGGAAAATGAACCattagtctaaaaaaaaaaaaagcatggtttgTGCTCATTTTTATTGTTACCACACTTCTCTACTTCATATTTTTCTCTCCAGTTAGGATTATTTTTGAGGCATTGGAGAAATAtgtgaaacttaaaaaaatttaacaaaacctgtcataattacaataaaattccattgtattgaAAATAACGGACTGGGGTTCTTTTCTGATCCAGAAAAATGGGGCATAGTAAGACAAAATGACTGTTGTCTAAAATAACATTACAGTCTTCTTAGCAATTGGACTTCAGATTAAGAACATGATTTAACAAGAGTCAATAACAATACAGTTATGTGCGGGTCCATGCAGTCTGCTGGTTTGGGATTTACCTGCCATTAGTTCCTTTCCCTAGAGAgcttctttttgcagtactggggtttgaccctgaggcctcatgcttgctaggcaggcactttactacttgagccacacatctagcCTGCTTAAGTGATTTAAGTGTTATGTTTTAATTTCAAATCTCACACTAGAAAACAATATTCAAAGATTTATTTAATAACTATGTATAAAATACTCACTGGGTGAGGCTTGGTGCTAGGTACTTTGAATACCAGATAGTTTTGAGGCTCATCAAGGAGACCTTACCTGTTGGCATCTGCACACTTGACTAGGATGGTGTCTACAACTGGTCGGAGAAGTCTCTGAAGCTTGATTCTTTCTGCTAAACTGTGGCAAGGAGTATATACCAGCATGGCTCTCAATGTTTtctggggagaaaaaaatgaaggtcagTTTAACTACATTTAGAATGCATCAGAGACAATGGTCTAATCTGAGACAATCTGAGCAACCAAGTAAGTAACAATAGAAATGGATAATAACCAAAAATAGTGGCAATCACAGTGACATTTAAGAAACAGTAACAGGTGCTATATCATccaatgttcttacaatgtactgAGCATCATGGCTTCTACATACCATCATCTTAAGTCTAACAGGCAAATtaagcattttctttattttaaaggtGAGCAAACTAAAGTttaagagaggttaaataacttttctAAAGTCATACCGCCAGGTAAtcagaaaaacagtatttaaataaaagatgcctaggctggcctcagttTGGCTAATACATTATTCACACACACCAGATGGGATGATGATTGGTGAGGTCACTCAATTCTTAGCCCACACCTATATTCATAACTGCACTGCTATATTGCTTCTCAAGAAGATCCATTAAGTAAACTTGTTAGGGCACGAATCAGAGAAAAGATTAAGAGGTAGTTTAGCTTAGAGACTCAGAATTATTCTAAAGTTATGATTATGAATGGCAGCAATTTTGAGTCCCCAGGAAAAGATGGGGGTGCAATGCGGGGGGAATGGGTCTGCTACTGGTATCTAATAGATAGAAGCCAAGGATATTtataaacatcctacaatgcgGAAGATATCACCCCTACTGTCCCTCATCCTCCACAAATTATCTGGCCAAGGGCAATAGTGATGAGGTTGAGAAACAATGGTCCAAAGAGATACACAAAACTCAGGTGAAATTAGATTCCAAAATTACCTCTTCATCACTCTATCCCACTCATGAAGGACTAATTCTAACAGTTAAAGCAGAAAACAACTCAGAGTCTGTCAGGGAATGCTCTTCTGTGAAAGGTTTCTGAATTTTCTACAATGTTTATGTAGAGTCaagcaaaatttttattaaaaatacattctcCTTAATGACTATgaacatcaaatttaaaaaagtatactgaccacttttctgtatttttaatttggtcATGTGTGAAGTACCTGCTCAAGAAAACACAGGACTAGCAAGCCATTGCTACTTGGTGGGAGAACGCAGAGCATAAGAAAATTTGAGCAGACTAAAATCAGCAAACTGCAAATGAACAGAGTAAATGGAAAACTGCAATTTCTTGGGATTAaggaatcaaaataaaatttggattttCCAAAATTACCTTAGGTAAAGTAGCTGTATTATACcttgtttgtttatgttttttgaaatagggtctcactatgtatctcaggctgaCCTTAAATTCAATGATCCTCTCGCCTCTGTTCCGAGTGCTAGGATGacggtgtgtgccaccatgcgtGGCTGCTCTACTGTAGCTTAAAAACAATCATCTGCAAACCATCCAACAATGATATGCTTATGGAATAAAGCTACTTACTAAAGCAGCAACGTACACTTTGTAGACAGGGTCAGCGCAGACAATGGACAAGATGCTGCAGCACGCCTCCACCACGTCTCCTGAGATGCTGGGCAGGGCAGAGCCGATGATGGCTCCAGCACTCGTGCTGCCTCCACCACTGCCCCCAGAACTTCCAGTGCTTTCCCCATTCGCCAACAGCAGGGCCCCACTCACATCATGCGAGAGACGCCTGAGGGCCATTTCTCTTACATTCCAGTTTCTAGAAAATAAGCAGCCAACGAGTTCCATTCCAAACACCTGCATTAAACAAGCACAATgggaataaaaattaatgaaaccatAGTAGACAGACTCAAGcacaattttaattattaaagaaaaactagGCCAAGTATgctggctgtaatcctagctactccaaagTCAGATATTGGAAGAGCTGCAGTTCAAGCCTAGCCCGAGCAAAAATTGAGACCCCCAGctcaacaagctgggtgtggtgacacaagtCTGTGGTCCCAGTTATTGGGAGGCACAGGTGAGTAGAATGCAGTGCGAGGCTTACCCgacacaaaaacacaagaccttgtctgaaaaattactaaatcaaaaagggctggaggtgtgccctgagtggtagagcacctgcctagcaagtgtgaggtcctgagttcaaaccccagcactgccaaaaagaaaaaagaaaaattggtcATTTCTTAATTCACTATACTACTCAATTTTAAATACAGTCACTTAGAACTCATAGGGAGGAATTTTATACTCAAGTTTAAAAAGTAGCATTTATTAGTGCAAGTAAAATTAAAAGTACACTCCAATAATTAGATAGATCTACCACCTATATTTTTATGCTTCTatctccccctccaaaaaactCCGAAAACAAAAATCTGTAAAGAACTTCAAATTTAAACCAACATGATGGCTAGTGACTATAATTCCACCTGCTTGGAAGGCAcggatcaagaggattgcaatttgaggccaccctgggcaaaacaCCCcattctcaacaaataagctgggcatggtggtacatgcctgtgatcccagctgcatgggaggtatagataggaggagcataatctgaggccagcccgggcacagaacaagagaccctacctgaaaatagATAATGCAAAAAGAGACAGggatgtggctcatgtggtagagcaccagcctaatatagcaaggccttgagttcaaaccccagttccctttcactccccccaaaaagaattcCAACTTTATATTCATATTAAGGtagttaatagagaaaaactagaccacagttttttaaaaataatcaaattgagAATGGTACTGAGGTTTCAAAATATAGAATACATCTTTTAGAAATgacaacagcaattaaaaataattgattttcaTCTTATTCAAAAAGGTTAAAAAACAGTGAAGGAGGGAATAATGAATGGAGGGGATGGAGGGAAATAACGAATGGCGGGAAAACCAAACTCTAAAGAAAAACTGGTTATGTTAAAGTCAGAAAGGATGAAGATAACGTGCACACTGGTACAGGCCTCACCGCCACACCCCGGAGCCCGGGTCTCTGAATGAGGGGAAAGGCAAATGGCAATAACATTATGGGCCCTAGCTAAACATAAGCTTAACATCTAAGACAATTTATCATGTGGAAAATTTTCAATTATCACAGATGCACGAACACaatttggagaaaaacaaataatgacaaATTTACATATGTTCTATTATAGAGTGTGaaggaaagtaaaacaagaaTGCAGTGAACTTCTGGCACTGTTAAGTAGGATATCACGACCtaagggttgttttttttttggtagtactggagattCAACTCAGgacccacttgagccacgccaatGGTGACTAAGTTTTATAAACAACTGAGGGAAGGGGGCAAACTCATTAAGCAATGTACATATATCCATGAGAAGTGAAGAGTGAGGAGCTACTTACCTGAATCCAAGGCTCAGCTAAATCTTTATAAGCAGGAGGGATCTGCTGAGTTCCATAGTGAGTGAGGTTAAAGTTGCTCTCTTGACTCCTTCTTTGTGACCCAGCCAAAGGCTGCTGCTGCGTGGTTTGCTGCTGTGCAGCTCGCAAGGAAGAAGGGGAATCCACAGGGCTTGACAACTCatggctaaaatgaaaaataacaaatttgctAAAAATATTAACAGATTTAAATCatactttgcctttttttttttttttttgagacaagaatttgctttgtagcccaggctggcctcgaactaacAATCCTCCAGCCTCCACATGCTGGGATCACAGCTGTGCATTACCATGCCTGGGTAGAgattattttaagttttcattaaacacatatatatcattaATTCAAAATTACTACCTGTAGAAATCATGGGATCTCCATTTAGACCTACAAAGGGGACATATTAAAGGTTCTCTATTTCTTCTACATTCTTCTGcccctgaaaaaaattaaagaaaacaatcttacaaaaatacaaatgctTTTTTACATTAATACTTTATACGTTAGATATGTGTATTTTGTAATTGTTCATAATGGTTTTGTAGGATTTCTGATACAATGCTAATCAGAGAGGAAACACAGTAGGCTAATTATTCTGCTGCTGTTCCCTTTTATAAATGCTACTTTACTAGTTCTGGCACCATCAACTTTGCTTGTCCCACCTGACAAGGCTAGGCCATTCCCAGCCTGCTTGGATGATGCTCCCCTCTGTCAAGTCTGCCCGGGTCTTCTACCTCCTTCCCTCTTCATGTACGCCTTGCAGGCTGGAACCCTTTTTTAACTCTTGTACTCTATCCAATTCTAAATGTACCACACTACGCTGCATTTCTTTGCTCACACAGAGACCTTCTGACAGACTCTAAACTCCAACTTGTTGAAACCTTTACCTAAAGCTTAGATAGACCTTCTCTGCTCTCAACAACCTCCCCACAAGCCATGCtaaatcataaataaaacaatCAGAGAGCAACTTTGCTGAGCAAGCCTGGGGAGAAAAGGAGCCACATACAGATTGACATGCAGTGGTGGTGCAGCTTGTTTCTGCAGCCATCTTCACACACAGTAAGGCTTTCCTCATCCAGCATGCCCAGCAAGCAGATCGGACACATCTGTTCCTCTTCATCTTTTATGCTGTAAGGAAGGGGAAGCAAAAGTTCTAAGTACAAAAGCATGTTAGGAAGAATTATGCCATATGCAAATTAGA contains:
- the Map3k1 gene encoding mitogen-activated protein kinase kinase kinase 1 isoform X2; the protein is MNRARRARRRPPGSASRAPLSPPGRAAPGTPPGDRTGTCSRVCYCLQACDRRASQPLRALVAKSREMENKETLKGLHKMDDRPEERMIREKLKATCMPAWKHEWLERRNRRGPVVVKPIPIKGDGSEMNNLAAESQGEGQASATSPAPKGRRSPSPGSSPSGRTVKSESPGVRRKRASPVPFQSGRITPPRRAPSPDGFSPYSPEETNRRVNKVMRARLYLLQQIGPNSFLIGGDSPDNKYRVFIGPQNCSCGRGTFCIHLLFVMLRVFQLEPSDPMLWRKTLKNFEVESLFQKYHSRRSSRIKAPSRNTIQKFVSRMSNSHTLSSSSTSTSSSENSIKDEEEQMCPICLLGMLDEESLTVCEDGCRNKLHHHCMSIWAEECRRNREPLICPLCRSKWRSHDFYSHELSSPVDSPSSLRAAQQQTTQQQPLAGSQRRSQESNFNLTHYGTQQIPPAYKDLAEPWIQVFGMELVGCLFSRNWNVREMALRRLSHDVSGALLLANGESTGSSGGSGGGSTSAGAIIGSALPSISGDVVEACCSILSIVCADPVYKVYVAALKTLRAMLVYTPCHSLAERIKLQRLLRPVVDTILVKCADANSRTSQLSISTLLELCKGQAGELAVGREILKAGSIGIGGVDYVLNCILGNRTESNNWQELLGRLCLIDRLLLEFPAEFYPHIVSTDVSQAEPVEVRYKKLLSLLTFALQSIDNSHSMVGKLSRRIYLSSARMVTAVPNVFSKLLEMLSVSSSTHFTRMRRRLMAIADEVEIAEAIQLGIEDTLDGQQDSYLQASAPNSYPENSSLEHMGHLEKTGKGLRSTKLSASSEDISDRLANVSVGLPSSTTTEQPKPMLQTKGRPHSQCLNSSPLSHHSQLMCPALSTPSSSVPSVPAGSVTDVSKHRPQGFVPCKIPSASPQTQRKFSLQLQRNYSENKDSDKLSPIFTQSRPLPSSTIHRPKPSRPTPGNTSTQGDASKNNMTLDLNTSKCDDSFGSGTNGSNAVIPSDETVFTPVEEKCRLDANTELNSSIEDLLEASMPSSDTTVTFKSEVAVLSPEKAENDDTYKDDVNHNQKCKEKMEAEEEEALAIAMAMSASQDALPIVPQLQVENGEDIIIIQQDTPETLPGHTKAKQPYREDTEWLKGQQIGLGAFSSCYQAQDVGTGTLMAVKQVTYVRNTSSEQEEVVEALREEIRMMSHLNHPNIIRMLGATCEKSNYNLFIEWMAGGSVAHLLSKYGAFKESVVINYTEQLLRGLSYLHENQIIHRDVKGANLLIDSTGQRLRIADFGAAARLASKGTGAGEFQGQLLGTIAFMAPEVLRGQQYGRSCDVWSVGCAIIEMACAKPPWNAEKHSNHLALIFKIASATTAPSIPSHLSPGLRDVALRCLELQPQDRPPSRELLKHPVFRTTW